In one Legionella clemsonensis genomic region, the following are encoded:
- a CDS encoding ABC transporter ATP-binding protein, which yields MNWILKVDNLSKVYRLGAGATQHGTIYEQLSKKVKTIIRKTKGQSPLNEEVSNKSEKAVVSDAQTEGLPPGFFWALKDINLEIKPGERVGLIGQNGSGKSTLLKILSRITSPTYGEFRYRGHLISLLEVGTGFHPELTGRENIYLNAAINGLTRKQINTRFKDILEFSELGAQIDTPVKRYSSGMYMRLAFSVAAFLESEILLIDEVLAVGDADFQKKCKEKMLEVANDGRSVIFVSHDMKAIESICKKTIEVSHGKIISIKDIIINNESKLAESNLINTPVPIAEELTPVPVLPEKNEELSAKCSLCAEQIWNELDSPQIPNVVKLLSCRLMTEERTTQAKFTVNEDIKLQLKLDVLNKLAKFNVRVDLTSADGTKLFSCIDNQYLISNNIERQSGPCYEEVTIPKEFLNEGQFNVSIYIIEAERTEPGIVKINCLSLKIIDDHLPIGVRSNWEGSWPEGMLRPRLAWEVTSESGSESKKPAESLFEETIK from the coding sequence ATGAACTGGATATTAAAAGTCGATAATTTAAGTAAAGTGTACCGATTAGGTGCTGGTGCTACGCAGCATGGCACAATCTATGAACAATTGTCGAAGAAAGTTAAGACTATTATTAGAAAGACAAAGGGACAATCTCCATTAAATGAAGAAGTTTCCAACAAGTCTGAAAAAGCTGTGGTCTCAGACGCACAAACGGAAGGACTACCCCCAGGATTTTTCTGGGCGTTAAAAGATATCAATCTTGAAATAAAGCCTGGAGAAAGAGTAGGCCTTATAGGGCAAAATGGCTCTGGAAAAAGTACTCTTTTAAAGATTTTATCTCGTATTACCTCTCCTACTTATGGTGAATTTCGTTACAGGGGACATCTAATTAGTTTATTGGAAGTAGGTACGGGGTTTCATCCAGAATTAACAGGGAGAGAAAATATTTATTTAAATGCCGCTATTAATGGTTTAACAAGAAAACAAATAAATACTCGTTTTAAAGATATTCTGGAATTTTCTGAGTTAGGCGCGCAAATAGATACACCAGTAAAACGCTATTCATCTGGAATGTATATGCGTCTGGCCTTTTCTGTTGCAGCATTTCTTGAATCAGAAATTCTGTTAATTGATGAGGTCTTAGCGGTAGGGGATGCAGATTTTCAGAAAAAATGCAAAGAAAAGATGTTAGAAGTAGCCAATGATGGCCGTTCGGTGATCTTTGTAAGTCATGACATGAAAGCGATTGAGTCTATTTGTAAAAAAACGATCGAAGTTTCTCATGGCAAGATAATTAGTATTAAAGATATTATTATTAATAATGAGTCGAAATTAGCAGAAAGTAACTTGATCAATACTCCTGTCCCTATTGCTGAAGAATTAACACCTGTCCCAGTGCTTCCTGAGAAAAATGAAGAATTATCAGCGAAATGTAGTCTTTGTGCCGAACAAATCTGGAATGAACTAGATTCACCACAAATACCTAATGTAGTTAAGCTATTGTCTTGTCGATTAATGACTGAGGAGCGCACGACACAGGCTAAATTTACTGTTAATGAAGATATAAAGCTACAACTTAAACTTGATGTATTGAATAAACTGGCGAAATTTAATGTTAGGGTCGATCTCACATCAGCGGATGGTACAAAATTATTTTCCTGTATCGATAATCAATATTTAATTTCAAATAATATAGAACGCCAATCAGGGCCGTGTTATGAAGAGGTTACCATTCCTAAAGAATTTTTGAATGAAGGTCAATTTAATGTTTCAATTTATATTATAGAGGCAGAAAGAACAGAACCCGGCATTGTCAAAATAAATTGTCTGTCTTTGAAGATTATTGACGATCATTTACCCATTGGTGTTCGTTCCAACTGGGAAGGCTCTTGGCCTGAGGGCATGTTGCGTCCTAGGTTGGCGTGGGAGGTTACTTCCGAGAGCGGAAGCGAAAGTAAGAAACCAGCGGAGTCTCTGTTTGAAGAAACGATTAAATAG